The following proteins are co-located in the Gigantopelta aegis isolate Gae_Host chromosome 5, Gae_host_genome, whole genome shotgun sequence genome:
- the LOC121372930 gene encoding kappa-type opioid receptor-like has protein sequence MANVTHNLEDRNYSDDGDELQNSKTAPSGGWLHTEINGPGHWGIMLSIVITGIVGNILLFIMMRNTKVRFLSYSVYLKFLSVSDSLLLVMRLIQETDMIFILLSSTPVNDAFCKIESSIHILVMLLCPWLVVGLSLDRFVCVRCPMTRGRFCTQKKALFVCSTMLGISFVLAVPIVFKVEAVNEQCVSSHELYYYLAFIRLLIASSLPCVAILVLNILIIIRIRRSNAFRKTFARSRLRSDSANHQHDHSTRPLVIMSVMAFVTMVPAAVTESSYNLLGVYNRNVKAYELSQVILPPVRLIYLLNFGLNFYLLVLSSKNYRNIMKETLRCNRSTQYREQHVNSIS, from the coding sequence ATGGCGAACGTCACACACAATTTAGAAGATAGAAACTACTCTGATGATGGAGATGAATTACAAAACAGCAAGACAGCGCCATCTGGCGGATGGCTGCATACGGAAATCAATGGCCCTGGCCACTGGGGCATCATGCTCAGTATAGTTATAACAGGGATAGTCGGTAATATTCTACTGTTCATTATGATGCGAAACACGAAAGTGAGATTCTTATCGTACTCAGTTTATTTGAAATTTCTGTCTGTTTCCGACAGTTTATTGCTGGTCATGCGGCTGATCCAGGAAACGGACATGATTTTTATTCTACTCTCATCTACACCAGTAAACGACGCCTTCTGCAAGATAGAGTCCAGCATCCACATTCTTGTCATGTTGCTATGCCCATGGTTAGTAGTGGGACTCTCGCTGGATAGATTCGTGTGTGTCCGCTGTCCCATGACGCGCGGACGATTCTGTACCCAGAAGAAAGCTTTGTTCGTCTGCTCCACAATGCTTGGGATATCTTTTGTTCTCGCCGTGCCCATTGTGTTTAAGGTAGAAGCTGTGAATGAACAGTGCGTTTCTTCACATGAACTCTACTATTACCTGGCGTTCATTCGTCTTCTGATTGCCTCCTCATTGCCTTGCGTAGCAATCTTGGTACTAAACATCCTCATAATCATTCGAATCAGACGCAGTAACGCCTTCCGGAAAACGTTTGCAAGGTCAAGGTTAAGGTCCGATTCAGCCAATCACCAGCATGACCATTCAACACGCCCCCTGGTGATAATGTCCGTTATGGCTTTTGTTACAATGGTGCCAGCCGCTGTGACAGAGTCTTCATATAATTTGCTGGGGGTATACAACAGAAATGTGAAAGCATACGAATTAAGTCAAGTTATTTTGCCTCCGGTTCGCTTAATTTACCTGTTAAATTTTGGACTGAACTTTTACTTATTGGTGCTAAGTTCGAAAAACTATCGAAACATTATGAAAGAAACGCTGAGGTGCAACAGATCTACACAGTACAGAGAACAACACGTGAATTCCATCTCTTAG